In Methanobacterium sp. Maddingley MBC34, one genomic interval encodes:
- a CDS encoding cobalamin biosynthesis protein cobD/CbiB (PFAM: CobD/Cbib protein~TIGRFAM: cobalamin biosynthesis protein CobD), translating into MEIELIIIIVAALLIDVTLGELPSSIHPVVWMGKSIEKIKYLLYSNSKVKNRLSGFLMTVIIISVFDTIFFLILYISSILNILSLHIPLFNYIFFLLIASIILSTTFAIKSLVKFVYDVYLSIDEDLEKGRKSVSFLVSRDTSNLSSENVVSAAIETLTENITDSVISPLFYIFIFGFFGMILVSLNVLYYLNPFLTVGEMGWIGSSGYQFPIILGVLAGVSYRVVNTLDAMVGYKNPQNIDIGWFPARLDDILNYVPARLTGFLVVLSSIPMRLDYKCAWQVMLNEARNTPSPNSGYPMAAAAGALGVQLTKPGVYKLGYPKKDLKPEIIKKAIKLTITTITIFLIIIILIPIFLIFLLNL; encoded by the coding sequence ATGGAAATTGAACTAATAATTATCATAGTTGCAGCTCTTTTAATTGATGTAACATTAGGAGAGCTACCATCTTCAATTCATCCTGTAGTATGGATGGGCAAATCAATAGAAAAAATTAAGTATTTGTTATATAGTAATTCCAAAGTTAAAAATAGACTTTCAGGTTTCTTAATGACTGTGATTATTATCAGTGTTTTTGATACTATTTTTTTTCTGATTTTATATATTTCCTCAATTTTAAATATTCTATCTTTACATATTCCCTTATTTAATTACATATTTTTCTTATTAATAGCTTCTATTATTCTTTCAACAACTTTTGCAATTAAATCTTTAGTAAAATTTGTATACGATGTTTATTTAAGTATTGATGAAGATTTAGAAAAAGGTAGGAAATCTGTTTCATTTTTAGTTAGTAGAGATACTTCTAATTTATCTTCAGAGAATGTAGTGTCTGCAGCAATTGAAACTCTCACTGAAAATATCACTGACTCAGTTATCAGTCCATTATTTTACATTTTCATTTTTGGTTTTTTTGGAATGATCTTAGTCTCTTTGAATGTCTTATACTATTTGAATCCATTCTTAACAGTGGGTGAGATGGGATGGATTGGATCTTCAGGGTATCAATTCCCTATTATTCTAGGAGTCCTAGCCGGAGTGTCTTACCGGGTGGTAAATACTTTAGATGCTATGGTTGGTTATAAAAACCCTCAAAATATTGATATTGGGTGGTTCCCAGCCAGGTTAGATGACATTCTTAATTATGTCCCTGCCCGGTTAACCGGCTTTTTGGTGGTTTTATCATCCATCCCTATGAGGTTGGATTATAAATGTGCATGGCAGGTTATGTTAAACGAGGCACGTAATACTCCCAGCCCTAACTCTGGCTATCCAATGGCTGCAGCAGCTGGAGCTCTGGGTGTTCAGTTAACAAAACCAGGAGTATACAAATTAGGATATCCTAAAAAAGATTTAAAACCTGAAATAATTAAAAAAGCCATTAAATTAACCATAACCACCATAACCATATTTTTAATAATTATAATTTTAATTCCAATCTTCTTAATTTTTCTATTAAACCTATAA